One window of the Halobacillus litoralis genome contains the following:
- a CDS encoding TetR/AcrR family transcriptional regulator codes for MSKTRKEEIREAAQQSFSVFGYKATTMDHVAKAANVGKGTIYNFFKNKEELFQDIISELLQEMKSKAESVMSDEKTLKENVHLALFELLEYRRSHQLTVKLVYEAREMRTTAVQEALQNIESLILDYLKEKIILAMDRGDIRECDPEITAFMMLKLYMALIIDWEDGHKPLSKEKILGLFDDYVFKGLSPS; via the coding sequence ATGAGTAAGACACGAAAAGAAGAAATACGAGAAGCAGCTCAGCAATCTTTTTCTGTGTTTGGTTATAAAGCGACAACGATGGACCATGTTGCTAAAGCAGCAAATGTAGGAAAAGGGACGATTTATAACTTTTTTAAAAACAAAGAAGAGCTTTTTCAAGACATTATTTCGGAATTACTCCAAGAAATGAAATCAAAAGCGGAATCTGTCATGAGTGACGAAAAAACACTCAAAGAAAATGTTCATTTAGCTTTGTTTGAACTTTTGGAATATCGAAGGAGTCATCAACTTACTGTTAAGTTGGTCTATGAGGCTCGAGAGATGCGAACTACCGCTGTTCAGGAAGCCTTGCAAAATATTGAAAGCCTCATTTTAGATTATTTAAAGGAAAAGATTATTCTAGCCATGGATCGAGGGGATATTCGTGAATGTGATCCGGAGATCACTGCATTCATGATGCTGAAACTTTATATGGCTTTGATTATTGACTGGGAAGATGGACATAAACCACTCTCAAAAGAAAAAATCCTTGGATTATTTGATGATTATGTATTTAAAGGATTGTCACCATCTTGA
- a CDS encoding class I SAM-dependent methyltransferase: MKKNIYQSYEKLSSHYEFDVDTKPYNAYLERPEMVNHLPQLSGRQVLDAGCASGWYAAFMAKQGAEVTAIDLSDSMIEAAKRRTQGQNVHAFAHDLTRPLPFENNRFNVIISSLTLHYIKDWQPIFHEFHRILKPGGTFLFSTHHPFMDYENFPIADYYETQLLHDQWEVNGELVDMWFYRRPLNQITHYVNEYFLMKKLIEPLPTKEFKHIHPNGYEKVSTKPNFLIIKAEKPGS; the protein is encoded by the coding sequence ATGAAAAAGAACATTTATCAATCCTACGAAAAACTGAGCAGCCACTATGAATTCGATGTGGATACAAAACCCTACAACGCTTACCTGGAGAGGCCTGAGATGGTGAATCATCTGCCGCAATTATCAGGTAGACAGGTCCTTGATGCCGGTTGTGCATCAGGATGGTATGCTGCCTTTATGGCAAAGCAGGGAGCTGAAGTGACAGCGATTGATTTAAGCGATTCAATGATAGAAGCTGCGAAGAGGCGGACGCAAGGTCAAAATGTCCATGCCTTCGCCCATGACTTGACCCGTCCGCTTCCTTTCGAGAACAACCGGTTCAACGTCATCATCAGCTCCCTGACTTTGCACTACATAAAAGATTGGCAACCGATTTTCCATGAGTTCCATCGAATTTTGAAGCCTGGAGGGACTTTCCTTTTTTCTACTCACCACCCATTTATGGATTATGAGAACTTTCCGATTGCTGATTATTACGAAACTCAACTGCTTCACGACCAGTGGGAAGTAAATGGAGAACTGGTTGATATGTGGTTTTACCGGAGACCTTTAAATCAAATCACCCATTATGTAAATGAATATTTCCTTATGAAAAAGTTGATTGAGCCACTCCCGACAAAAGAATTCAAGCACATCCACCCGAACGGTTACGAAAAGGTATCCACTAAACCAAATTTTTTAATCATCAAAGCAGAAAAACCAGGAAGCTAA
- a CDS encoding YhcN/YlaJ family sporulation lipoprotein codes for MKIKAFAIGLLVASSLVACQAEQEAGDDKGNDNGVQNTRFEREADNMSQEGNNVDKAENDRGMVHNTNYRVAKDAANRITKDVDGVDNAYVLKTRDNAYVAAELDNPKGDKNKVSDDMKKQIEKAVKASDENINNVYISTNPDFVDLTNNYVNDVENGEPVRGFFREFGEMVDRVFPDQRS; via the coding sequence ATGAAGATTAAGGCATTTGCTATCGGTTTGTTAGTTGCAAGTTCACTTGTAGCTTGTCAGGCAGAACAGGAAGCAGGGGACGACAAAGGTAATGACAATGGAGTCCAGAACACACGCTTCGAGCGTGAAGCGGATAACATGAGTCAAGAGGGTAACAATGTCGACAAAGCCGAAAATGACCGTGGGATGGTCCACAATACGAATTATCGTGTAGCCAAGGACGCTGCTAACCGCATCACAAAAGATGTTGATGGGGTAGATAACGCGTATGTTTTGAAAACACGGGACAACGCATATGTCGCAGCAGAGTTAGACAATCCTAAAGGCGATAAGAACAAAGTCTCTGACGACATGAAAAAGCAAATCGAAAAGGCCGTCAAAGCTTCTGATGAAAACATAAACAATGTTTATATTTCAACGAACCCAGACTTTGTTGACTTGACGAACAACTATGTCAATGATGTTGAAAATGGTGAACCTGTAAGAGGTTTTTTCCGTGAATTCGGAGAAATGGTCGACAGAGTTTTTCCTGACCAACGATCATAA
- a CDS encoding YhdB family protein: MNQYDYDKALHFMIWGQWDDLLVLMVRTRDQFLSKKIETFLHASYYPSKQSEMLESHEALLSYIDHAQTTNDIHTNVYL; this comes from the coding sequence ATGAATCAATACGATTACGATAAAGCGCTTCACTTCATGATTTGGGGCCAATGGGATGACCTGCTCGTATTAATGGTCCGAACTCGGGACCAATTCTTATCAAAGAAAATCGAGACATTTCTCCATGCCAGTTACTACCCAAGCAAACAAAGTGAAATGCTTGAATCCCATGAAGCATTGTTGAGCTATATCGATCACGCTCAAACAACCAATGATATTCACACTAACGTTTATTTATAA
- a CDS encoding SDR family oxidoreductase has product MLDKQVAIITGASRGIGKEIAFQMAEKGVRLSIAGSSEQIHKTKEELVDKGYTNVFSFTADVSDENEIDHVVQATKNAYGKVDILVNNAGIGGFKSLEDVTVEEWKRTYEVNVQGVFLASKAVLPIMKKQQFGTIITVASDVSRYTIPEGGALYTSTKYAVQGFMGSLAQEVRKDGIRAGTVNPGMVDTYFANGTQGDPDKADWLKVQDIAEAVVYMAQAPKHMLIDEMHIHPLVQEYPRI; this is encoded by the coding sequence ATGTTGGACAAACAGGTAGCAATCATTACCGGTGCATCTAGAGGGATAGGGAAAGAAATCGCTTTTCAAATGGCTGAAAAAGGCGTGCGTTTGTCGATAGCCGGCAGTTCTGAACAAATTCATAAAACGAAAGAAGAATTAGTTGACAAAGGTTACACCAATGTTTTTTCCTTTACAGCTGATGTCAGTGATGAAAATGAAATCGATCATGTCGTCCAGGCTACGAAGAATGCGTATGGAAAGGTCGATATTCTTGTAAATAATGCGGGTATCGGCGGCTTCAAATCCCTTGAAGATGTAACCGTTGAGGAATGGAAGCGCACATATGAAGTGAATGTACAAGGGGTCTTTCTTGCAAGTAAAGCAGTGTTGCCTATCATGAAGAAGCAACAGTTCGGAACAATCATAACTGTTGCTTCTGACGTTTCCCGATATACGATTCCGGAAGGCGGTGCTTTATATACGTCCACAAAATATGCGGTCCAAGGTTTCATGGGCTCTCTTGCTCAAGAGGTTCGTAAGGATGGAATTCGCGCCGGGACCGTCAATCCAGGAATGGTCGACACTTACTTTGCTAACGGGACGCAAGGGGACCCGGATAAGGCGGATTGGTTGAAGGTCCAGGATATTGCAGAAGCGGTCGTTTATATGGCGCAAGCTCCAAAGCACATGCTAATAGATGAAATGCACATCCATCCATTGGTCCAGGAGTATCCAAGAATTTAA
- a CDS encoding GNAT family N-acetyltransferase yields MSKLDLTQYEKKIIVRTMHDKDIEQIFELQKVCFPDMDPWERKHLESHLKIFPEGQFVVEFESKIIGSCSSLIVNFDEYDDKHTWDDITDEGYITNHDPDGYNLYGIEVMVHPEYRGMKIGRRLYEARKELARELNLKSIIIGGRIPNYHKHENEMSPREYVEEVRNQNIYDPVLTFQIMNGFTVMRINPNYLPDDNLSAKYATLMEWNNIDYRARTKRHFKTSHPVRIMVIQYMMKNIDSFEEFTKQCEYYVDVAADYGSDFAVFPEIFTTQLMSFLEEKVPSKAVRRLSEYTEDYIEMFTHLAVKYNVNIIGGSHFVEEEDQIYNISYLFRRDGTIEKQYKIHVTPNERTWWGIQPGDAIKVFDTDCGRIAIQICYDIQFPELARYAVDQGANIIFVPFCTDDRQGYLRVRYCAQARAVENQVYTVIAGTVGNMTQVENMDIQYAQSGIFTPSDFEFARDGIIGECNPNVETVVVGDVDLEILRRQRKSGTVRQLRDRRRDLFETRFNIETDHKPKRT; encoded by the coding sequence ATGTCAAAGCTCGATCTGACACAATATGAGAAGAAAATAATTGTGAGAACAATGCATGATAAAGATATCGAGCAAATTTTTGAATTACAGAAAGTATGTTTTCCTGACATGGACCCATGGGAAAGAAAGCATTTAGAAAGTCATTTGAAAATATTCCCAGAAGGTCAATTTGTTGTAGAATTCGAAAGCAAAATCATCGGTAGCTGTTCTAGTTTAATTGTGAATTTTGATGAATATGATGACAAACATACATGGGATGACATCACAGATGAAGGATACATTACTAACCATGACCCTGATGGATATAACCTTTACGGGATAGAAGTGATGGTCCATCCCGAATATCGTGGCATGAAAATCGGCCGGCGTTTGTATGAAGCGAGAAAAGAGTTGGCGAGAGAGTTGAACTTGAAGAGCATCATCATTGGTGGCCGGATTCCGAATTATCACAAGCATGAAAATGAAATGAGCCCCCGGGAGTATGTAGAAGAAGTGAGGAACCAGAATATTTATGATCCTGTTCTTACCTTTCAAATCATGAACGGGTTTACAGTTATGCGAATAAATCCGAATTATTTGCCGGATGATAATCTTTCAGCTAAATACGCGACTTTGATGGAGTGGAACAACATCGATTACCGGGCCAGGACGAAACGGCATTTCAAAACAAGTCACCCTGTGCGTATCATGGTCATCCAATACATGATGAAAAATATCGATTCATTTGAAGAATTTACGAAGCAATGTGAATATTACGTTGACGTCGCTGCAGATTATGGTTCTGATTTTGCTGTATTCCCCGAAATTTTCACCACTCAGCTTATGTCTTTTTTGGAGGAAAAAGTACCTTCAAAAGCGGTTCGTCGATTAAGTGAGTACACAGAAGATTATATAGAAATGTTCACCCACTTGGCTGTGAAATACAATGTCAACATCATTGGCGGGTCGCATTTTGTTGAAGAAGAAGATCAAATTTATAATATTTCATATCTTTTCCGTCGAGATGGCACAATAGAAAAGCAGTATAAGATCCATGTCACTCCGAATGAGCGGACCTGGTGGGGGATCCAGCCAGGCGATGCTATCAAAGTATTTGACACGGATTGCGGTAGAATTGCGATCCAAATTTGTTATGATATCCAGTTTCCTGAGCTGGCAAGATATGCTGTCGACCAAGGAGCGAATATCATTTTTGTTCCATTTTGTACAGATGACCGCCAGGGATATTTGCGCGTTCGTTACTGTGCACAGGCAAGAGCAGTTGAAAACCAAGTGTATACAGTAATCGCGGGAACGGTAGGGAATATGACTCAAGTAGAAAATATGGATATTCAATATGCGCAGTCAGGTATTTTCACTCCATCGGACTTTGAATTCGCTAGAGATGGAATTATCGGGGAATGTAACCCTAATGTGGAAACGGTTGTTGTTGGAGATGTTGATTTAGAAATTTTACGGAGGCAGCGTAAATCTGGTACGGTCCGGCAGCTTCGTGATCGCCGTCGGGATTTATTTGAAACCCGATTTAACATAGAAACGGACCATAAACCGAAACGAACATAA
- a CDS encoding TetR/AcrR family transcriptional regulator, which translates to MNGFERRKERKKLNILTAALNLFTEFGVQKVSIQEIAQKAQVSQVTIYNYFGGKDQLLFETVNKFIYDRFDKFKDVVHDNDMNFKDKISFVIRDKKESVLHLNPGFLKTVIADQPELQELVQNFTMNDAVPLLMELIDQGKEEGYVHPDISFRSIMFYIEMYYQAMRSTPDFFEHSLADQSEEITQMFFYGLMGKPEERLHKEDGDGTKH; encoded by the coding sequence ATGAATGGATTTGAAAGACGTAAAGAGCGGAAGAAATTGAACATCCTGACTGCCGCCTTGAATTTATTTACAGAATTCGGGGTGCAAAAAGTCAGTATCCAGGAAATCGCACAAAAAGCTCAAGTATCTCAGGTGACGATCTACAATTATTTTGGTGGCAAAGACCAGCTCTTATTCGAAACTGTAAATAAATTCATTTACGACCGTTTTGATAAATTCAAAGACGTTGTTCATGATAATGATATGAACTTTAAAGATAAAATCAGCTTCGTCATCCGTGATAAAAAGGAAAGTGTTCTTCACTTGAATCCTGGTTTTTTAAAAACCGTAATTGCTGACCAGCCTGAATTACAGGAGCTGGTCCAGAACTTTACAATGAATGATGCTGTGCCCCTATTGATGGAACTTATAGACCAAGGAAAGGAAGAAGGTTACGTCCACCCCGATATCTCTTTCCGATCGATTATGTTTTATATAGAGATGTACTATCAAGCGATGCGTTCGACTCCTGATTTCTTTGAACATTCCCTAGCGGACCAAAGCGAAGAAATTACGCAGATGTTCTTCTATGGACTAATGGGAAAGCCAGAGGAACGCCTTCATAAAGAAGATGGGGATGGGACAAAACACTAA
- a CDS encoding dihydrolipoyl dehydrogenase family protein produces the protein MSFDYQIVVIGGGSGGLTVAAGAASFGAEVALVERQPELGGDCLHYGCMPSKALIQAAQEVHQVSLYKDLTTSDYDRLFISSMERVAQALKDVQEHDSKDRFLNLGIDLYEAEASFEDEHTLKVGEKTITAKRIVIATGSSPFIPPVDGIDTVEYLTNETIFSLKHRPKSMVVIGGGIIGLELSQAMSRLGIEVTVIEGSEQVLTNEDEEIAEIAQRNVSEELHILTGAKADFVEPSGNGIKVHYTKDGSVNVLHAEQLLVATGRKPNIDRLELNRAHIKTEAGAIEVDRLLRTSQKHIYAVGDCNGSMPFTHVAGMEGKIAVSNAVLGLARKVSYERIPWVVYTTPEIYHLGFTEKEAREQHGDDLLTFKTKLSNNDRFVAERNTEGLVKVLTTNRGKIVGAHAIGAGAGEWMQEVGTVQSLNKKFQSISSIIHPYPARNNAVSQTADLYWRDKLFGSRLNDVIKWYVRKWR, from the coding sequence TTGAGTTTCGATTACCAAATCGTCGTTATTGGTGGAGGTTCAGGTGGTCTGACCGTAGCTGCAGGAGCTGCCAGTTTTGGAGCTGAGGTCGCACTTGTAGAGCGGCAGCCTGAGCTTGGAGGCGACTGTCTGCATTACGGATGTATGCCTTCTAAGGCCCTTATCCAAGCGGCACAAGAAGTTCATCAAGTCTCCCTTTATAAGGATTTGACAACCTCAGATTATGATCGTTTGTTCATATCTTCAATGGAACGTGTTGCACAAGCGCTGAAGGATGTACAAGAACACGATTCTAAAGATCGTTTTCTTAACTTGGGAATTGACCTGTATGAGGCGGAAGCTTCCTTTGAAGATGAGCATACATTAAAAGTTGGGGAGAAAACGATTACTGCGAAGCGCATTGTCATAGCGACAGGATCTTCCCCTTTTATACCACCGGTTGATGGAATAGATACAGTGGAATATTTAACGAATGAAACCATTTTCTCACTCAAGCACCGTCCAAAATCAATGGTCGTCATTGGAGGAGGAATCATCGGTTTAGAACTCTCCCAAGCAATGAGCAGGCTCGGGATAGAAGTGACGGTCATCGAAGGCAGTGAGCAGGTGTTGACCAATGAAGATGAAGAGATTGCGGAAATTGCTCAACGCAATGTCTCAGAGGAACTTCATATACTCACTGGAGCTAAAGCTGATTTTGTTGAGCCTTCTGGTAATGGCATAAAGGTTCACTATACAAAAGATGGCTCAGTAAACGTATTGCATGCGGAACAATTGTTAGTAGCGACAGGAAGGAAACCGAACATTGACCGGTTGGAACTTAATCGGGCTCATATAAAAACAGAAGCTGGAGCCATTGAAGTCGACCGCTTGTTGCGCACAAGTCAAAAGCATATCTATGCAGTAGGGGATTGTAATGGATCTATGCCATTTACTCATGTTGCAGGCATGGAAGGGAAAATCGCTGTTTCTAACGCTGTCCTCGGTTTAGCACGAAAAGTTTCCTATGAAAGGATTCCATGGGTCGTTTATACAACACCTGAGATCTACCATTTAGGATTCACAGAAAAAGAAGCCCGGGAACAGCATGGTGATGACCTATTGACATTTAAAACAAAGCTCTCAAATAATGACCGCTTTGTCGCAGAAAGGAATACAGAAGGTTTAGTGAAAGTCTTAACAACTAACCGGGGGAAAATCGTCGGTGCTCATGCGATCGGGGCCGGTGCTGGTGAATGGATGCAGGAAGTTGGGACGGTACAATCATTGAATAAAAAATTTCAATCGATATCGAGCATTATCCATCCATATCCTGCCCGCAATAATGCAGTTTCCCAAACGGCAGATCTCTATTGGAGGGACAAGTTGTTCGGGAGCCGTCTGAATGATGTAATCAAGTGGTATGTGAGAAAGTGGAGATAA
- a CDS encoding DUF1499 domain-containing protein, which translates to MTKIYLGVKEGKLAACPSSPNCVSTQTKNHDKQMAPLPFTQDLATSKDMIKQLLSRMERTTIESESDDYIHSIIQTKWLRFKDDVEFYFDSEEKVIHFRSASRVGYSDLGVNNKRMKAFSKQYEEMRRGQT; encoded by the coding sequence ATGACGAAAATCTATCTAGGAGTAAAAGAGGGAAAGTTAGCAGCATGTCCAAGTTCTCCGAATTGTGTATCCACTCAAACAAAAAACCATGATAAACAAATGGCTCCTTTGCCTTTTACTCAGGATCTGGCCACTTCTAAAGATATGATCAAACAATTGTTGAGCCGAATGGAGCGTACAACGATCGAATCAGAGTCTGATGATTATATCCATAGCATTATTCAAACGAAATGGCTGCGTTTTAAAGATGATGTTGAATTTTATTTCGATAGTGAAGAAAAAGTCATTCATTTTCGTTCTGCTTCACGAGTCGGTTATTCTGATTTAGGAGTGAACAATAAACGAATGAAGGCTTTTTCAAAGCAATATGAAGAAATGAGGAGGGGACAAACTTGA
- a CDS encoding anti-sigma-I factor RsgI family protein, giving the protein MRKGIVMEQQHEYMVVMTNDGRFHRAENLAHAEVGMEVHFKTYSEHKVLRRWTQVLRNNHTKVAVMAIVFLLAFFPVYSWYGSNQAYAYMNIDINPSVELELNDQMQVLNITAQNAEAKEIVSELKGWKKKDASEVTFDVIHLSNEKGYVNSENQVLIGFSYLHSEYDQEYSEEIENYLLEQSTNMTIATFLVPDEIRKQARDQKATVNETLAERLREEQSETGTGSVPVSVEDDDKEIIQSFYNEESSQEDVQEEPGSTITPTVPMKRGEKSPHLKTPVRNKAPDHAELPDKGKKTAPGQKKKEEDASGKARNHDKSKSHQEKAEGHGKKKNVPEKPSKQKSKGSKGVKEKEQSGKHKRKGQQKKSQINKQHDKKDQDRGSPSKGHSSNNGKNNHNHKRE; this is encoded by the coding sequence GTGAGAAAGGGTATTGTAATGGAGCAGCAACATGAATACATGGTCGTCATGACAAATGATGGTCGATTTCATCGAGCTGAAAATTTAGCGCATGCAGAAGTGGGCATGGAAGTTCATTTTAAAACATACAGTGAACATAAAGTCCTCCGCCGTTGGACCCAAGTCTTGCGTAACAACCATACAAAAGTGGCTGTTATGGCCATAGTATTTTTGCTTGCTTTCTTTCCGGTTTACTCATGGTACGGAAGCAATCAAGCTTATGCATATATGAATATTGATATTAACCCAAGTGTTGAACTTGAATTGAATGATCAAATGCAGGTGCTGAATATCACAGCTCAGAATGCAGAAGCAAAAGAGATTGTTTCTGAATTGAAGGGGTGGAAGAAGAAAGACGCCTCCGAAGTTACCTTCGATGTGATTCACTTAAGTAATGAAAAAGGTTATGTGAACAGCGAAAATCAAGTGTTGATCGGGTTCAGTTACCTGCATTCGGAGTATGACCAGGAATATTCGGAAGAAATCGAAAATTACTTACTTGAGCAATCCACAAATATGACTATAGCGACATTCTTAGTACCTGATGAAATCCGCAAGCAAGCACGTGATCAAAAGGCCACAGTCAATGAAACGTTAGCCGAGCGGTTAAGGGAAGAGCAGTCTGAAACCGGAACAGGTTCGGTTCCTGTATCTGTCGAAGATGATGATAAGGAAATCATTCAATCATTTTATAACGAAGAATCATCTCAAGAAGATGTTCAAGAAGAGCCTGGTTCCACAATTACGCCGACTGTCCCAATGAAACGTGGTGAAAAATCCCCTCATTTAAAAACGCCAGTGAGAAATAAAGCTCCCGATCATGCCGAACTCCCGGATAAAGGGAAAAAGACAGCTCCAGGCCAAAAGAAAAAAGAAGAAGATGCTTCTGGAAAAGCAAGGAATCATGATAAGAGTAAAAGCCATCAAGAGAAAGCTGAGGGACATGGCAAGAAAAAAAACGTTCCAGAAAAACCCTCCAAGCAGAAGTCCAAAGGAAGCAAAGGGGTAAAAGAAAAAGAACAATCTGGGAAACATAAAAGAAAAGGTCAGCAAAAGAAAAGCCAGATAAATAAACAACATGACAAAAAGGATCAGGATCGCGGAAGTCCCTCGAAAGGTCATTCATCAAATAATGGGAAGAACAATCATAATCATAAACGCGAGTAA
- the sigI gene encoding RNA polymerase sigma factor SigI, whose amino-acid sequence MIRRLFQKNNTSLDAQVESAKQGDDEARNEMLKQYQPFIAKSVSEVCKRYIDPTKDDEFSIGLLAFNEAIQSYSCDKGSSFLSFARLVIKRKVIDHIRNEQKRIKVTSLDEDFYEEDQMENPLEVSAAKDRHRLETEAWHRKEEIMEFQAQLERYKLSFDELIDSSPKHRDARESAVQVARLVYEDTELRNQVLDKGRLPIKELIGRVDVSKKTLERNRKFIIALVLILNGDYVYLKDYLKGVGM is encoded by the coding sequence TTGATCAGACGTCTTTTTCAAAAAAACAACACCTCCCTGGATGCACAAGTCGAATCCGCTAAGCAGGGAGATGACGAAGCAAGGAACGAAATGCTTAAACAGTATCAACCTTTTATCGCCAAAAGTGTTTCTGAAGTATGTAAGAGATATATAGATCCGACAAAAGATGATGAATTCAGTATCGGTTTACTAGCTTTCAATGAAGCGATTCAATCATATTCCTGTGATAAAGGCAGTTCCTTCCTTTCTTTCGCGCGTCTAGTGATCAAGCGTAAAGTCATCGATCATATTCGCAATGAACAGAAAAGGATCAAAGTCACTTCATTAGATGAAGATTTTTATGAAGAAGACCAAATGGAAAATCCTTTAGAAGTATCGGCCGCTAAAGACCGGCATCGCCTGGAAACAGAAGCGTGGCATCGCAAAGAAGAGATTATGGAATTTCAAGCTCAACTGGAAAGATACAAGCTTTCTTTTGATGAGTTGATTGACTCTTCACCAAAACATAGAGATGCCCGTGAATCAGCTGTCCAGGTGGCCCGACTTGTTTATGAAGATACCGAACTAAGGAATCAAGTGCTTGATAAAGGCCGCTTGCCGATAAAGGAATTGATTGGTCGCGTCGATGTCAGTAAAAAGACACTGGAGCGAAACCGTAAATTCATTATTGCTCTTGTTCTCATCCTGAACGGGGATTATGTGTATCTCAAAGATTATCTGAAAGGGGTGGGTATGTGA